In a single window of the Mauremys reevesii isolate NIE-2019 linkage group 3, ASM1616193v1, whole genome shotgun sequence genome:
- the LOC120401179 gene encoding taste receptor type 2 member 40-like, translating into MTKSFAPAVIFYLIILAIEFSAGVVTNGYIVALNCIDWAKSRTLTSYDKIIISVAFSRFCLQFFVTLDNVLSKVYPNIFDRFETLQPYLVIWMFINQVSLCFASCLSVFYCVKIATFNQCLFSWLKLKISRLVPWLLLGSMLYCLVTTVAFTLFSYSYWVFSHNSTDCVSTNGTISDNKNNLLEFTFLIHSVGSISPLIVFIASSVLLIISLWRHIRKMNLNSDFNPSFRNPSTDAHVRALKSVVSFFIIYNIYYVASTFSIGNLSSLNAEWIIWVCTFVAAAYPSVHSIILILGNPKLKLASAKILHSANCCFGEVTS; encoded by the coding sequence ATGACAAAATCTTTTGCTCCTGCTGTTATTTTTTATCTGATCATCTTAGCAATAGAATTCTCAGCGGGAGTTGTTACAAATGGATATATTGTTGCCTTAAATTGTATCGACTGGGCCAAAAGCAGAACACTGACTTCCTATGATAAGATCATAATCAGTGTGGCCTTTTCCAGATTTTGCCTACAATTCTTCGTGACATTAGACAATGTTTTATCTAAGGTATATCCAAATATCTTTGATAGATTTGAAACACTACAGCCTTACCTAGTTATCTGGATGTTCATAAACCAAGTGAGTCTCTGTTTTGCAAGTTGCCTTTCTGTGTTCTACTGTGTGAAGATTGCCACTTTCAACCAGTGCCTCTTCAGCTGGTTAAAACTGAAAATCTCCAGACTGGTGCCATGGCTGCTTTTGGGCTCTATGCTGTACTGCTTGGTTACCACCGTTGCTTTTACATTGTTCAGTTATTCCTACTGGGTATTTTCTCACAACTCCACAGATTGTGTATCAACAAATGGCACAATATCAGACAATAAAAATAACCTTTTGGAGTTCACTTTTCTGATACACAGCGTAGGATCTATTTCCCCTCTTATTGTATTTATTGCTTCATCTGTTCTGTTAATCATATCCCTTTGGAGACACATCAGGAAAATGAACCTTAATTCAGACTTTAATCCAAGTTTCAGGAACCCCAGCACAGATGCTCATGTTCGTGCTCTTAAATCTGTGGTGTCCTTTTTCATCATCTACAATATTTATTATGTAGCTTCAACATTCTCAATAGGAAACCTATCCTCTTTGAATGCTGAATGGATAATTTGGGTGTGTACATTTGTAGCTGCTGCCTACCCTTCTGTACACTCCATTATCTTGATTCTGGGCAACCCCAAATTAAAACTGGCCTCAGCAAAAATTCTGCATTCTGCCAATTGCTGTTTCGGAGAGGTTACTTCATAA